A window of the Lepus europaeus isolate LE1 chromosome 5, mLepTim1.pri, whole genome shotgun sequence genome harbors these coding sequences:
- the GIMAP1 gene encoding GTPase IMAP family member 1 isoform X1, which produces MTKMLGLSNGLDLEDVGSMGGRRMVRDEESAYGLEEDSQSSQVPRLRLVLVGRTGVGKSATGNSILGQRRFLSRLETSAVTRTCSVASCRRARWHVDIIDTPDIFHSQVPKTDPGGLERGRCYLLSAPGPHVLLLVTQLGRYTAQDQEAVRKVKEMFGEGVMAWTVAVFTRKEDLAGGCLQDYVRCTENRALRELTAECGGRICAFDNRATGREQEAQVQQLLGLVERLVRENGGAHYTNEEYGLLQALHWASPEERLRRVAEKVAARMQRSRGSWLLARLWEWQKSLRNHWRLGLALLLGGALLFYLLLCRRQPEALAEVNPD; this is translated from the exons GGAAGCATGGGAGGACGGAGGATGGTGAGAGATGAAGAGAGCGCCTATG GTTTGGAAGAGGACAGCCAGTCCTCTCAGGTGCCCAGGCTGAGGCTCGTCTTGGTTGGGAGGACAGGAGTCGGGAAGAGCGCCACGGGGAACAGCATCCTGGGCCAGAGAAGGTTCCTCTCCAGGCTTGAGACCTCGGCGGTCACCAGAACCTGCTCCGTTGCCAGCTGCAGGAGGGCCAGGTGGCACGTGGACATCATCGACACCCCGGACATTTTCCACTCCCAAGTCCCCAAAACAGACCCAGGAGGTTTGGAGAGAGGTCGCTGCTACCTGCTCTCGGCCCCAGGGCCCCACGTGCTGCTCCTGGTGACCCAGCTGGGCCGCTACACGGCCCAGGACCAGGAGGCAGTGAGGAAGGTGAAGGAGATGTTCGGGGAGGGTGTGATGGCTTGGACAGTCGCGGTCTTCACCAGGAAGGAGGACCTGGCCGGGGGCTGCCTGCAGGACTATGTGCGCTGCACAGAGAATCGGGCGCTGCGGGAGCTGACGGCCGAGTGCGGGGGCAGAATCTGCGCCTTTGACAACCGAGCCACCGGCCGAGAGCAGGAGGCCCAGGTGCAGCAGCTGCTGGGCCTGGTGGAGCGTCTGGTAAGGGAGAATGGAGGTGCCCACTACACCAACGAGGAGTACGGTCTGCTGCAGGCCCTGCACTGGGCCAGCCCTGAGGAGCGCCTCCGAAGGGTGGCAGAGAAGGTGGCGGCCCGCATGCAGAGGTccaggggctcctggctgctggcccggCTGTGGGAGTGGCAGAAGTCACTCAGGAACCACTGGAGACTGGGCCTGGCCCTCCTTCTGGGTGGCGCCCTCCTGTTCTACTTGCTGCTCTGCAGGCGCCAGCCTGAGGCCTTGGCTGAGGTCAATCCTGATTGA
- the GIMAP1 gene encoding GTPase IMAP family member 1 isoform X3, whose translation MGGRRMVRDEESAYGLEEDSQSSQVPRLRLVLVGRTGVGKSATGNSILGQRRFLSRLETSAVTRTCSVASCRRARWHVDIIDTPDIFHSQVPKTDPGGLERGRCYLLSAPGPHVLLLVTQLGRYTAQDQEAVRKVKEMFGEGVMAWTVAVFTRKEDLAGGCLQDYVRCTENRALRELTAECGGRICAFDNRATGREQEAQVQQLLGLVERLVRENGGAHYTNEEYGLLQALHWASPEERLRRVAEKVAARMQRSRGSWLLARLWEWQKSLRNHWRLGLALLLGGALLFYLLLCRRQPEALAEVNPD comes from the exons ATGGGAGGACGGAGGATGGTGAGAGATGAAGAGAGCGCCTATG GTTTGGAAGAGGACAGCCAGTCCTCTCAGGTGCCCAGGCTGAGGCTCGTCTTGGTTGGGAGGACAGGAGTCGGGAAGAGCGCCACGGGGAACAGCATCCTGGGCCAGAGAAGGTTCCTCTCCAGGCTTGAGACCTCGGCGGTCACCAGAACCTGCTCCGTTGCCAGCTGCAGGAGGGCCAGGTGGCACGTGGACATCATCGACACCCCGGACATTTTCCACTCCCAAGTCCCCAAAACAGACCCAGGAGGTTTGGAGAGAGGTCGCTGCTACCTGCTCTCGGCCCCAGGGCCCCACGTGCTGCTCCTGGTGACCCAGCTGGGCCGCTACACGGCCCAGGACCAGGAGGCAGTGAGGAAGGTGAAGGAGATGTTCGGGGAGGGTGTGATGGCTTGGACAGTCGCGGTCTTCACCAGGAAGGAGGACCTGGCCGGGGGCTGCCTGCAGGACTATGTGCGCTGCACAGAGAATCGGGCGCTGCGGGAGCTGACGGCCGAGTGCGGGGGCAGAATCTGCGCCTTTGACAACCGAGCCACCGGCCGAGAGCAGGAGGCCCAGGTGCAGCAGCTGCTGGGCCTGGTGGAGCGTCTGGTAAGGGAGAATGGAGGTGCCCACTACACCAACGAGGAGTACGGTCTGCTGCAGGCCCTGCACTGGGCCAGCCCTGAGGAGCGCCTCCGAAGGGTGGCAGAGAAGGTGGCGGCCCGCATGCAGAGGTccaggggctcctggctgctggcccggCTGTGGGAGTGGCAGAAGTCACTCAGGAACCACTGGAGACTGGGCCTGGCCCTCCTTCTGGGTGGCGCCCTCCTGTTCTACTTGCTGCTCTGCAGGCGCCAGCCTGAGGCCTTGGCTGAGGTCAATCCTGATTGA
- the GIMAP1 gene encoding GTPase IMAP family member 1 isoform X2, with protein sequence MNALCWGLFQGSMGGRRMVRDEESAYGLEEDSQSSQVPRLRLVLVGRTGVGKSATGNSILGQRRFLSRLETSAVTRTCSVASCRRARWHVDIIDTPDIFHSQVPKTDPGGLERGRCYLLSAPGPHVLLLVTQLGRYTAQDQEAVRKVKEMFGEGVMAWTVAVFTRKEDLAGGCLQDYVRCTENRALRELTAECGGRICAFDNRATGREQEAQVQQLLGLVERLVRENGGAHYTNEEYGLLQALHWASPEERLRRVAEKVAARMQRSRGSWLLARLWEWQKSLRNHWRLGLALLLGGALLFYLLLCRRQPEALAEVNPD encoded by the exons atgaatgcgcTGTGTTGGGGACTGTTTCAGGGAAGCATGGGAGGACGGAGGATGGTGAGAGATGAAGAGAGCGCCTATG GTTTGGAAGAGGACAGCCAGTCCTCTCAGGTGCCCAGGCTGAGGCTCGTCTTGGTTGGGAGGACAGGAGTCGGGAAGAGCGCCACGGGGAACAGCATCCTGGGCCAGAGAAGGTTCCTCTCCAGGCTTGAGACCTCGGCGGTCACCAGAACCTGCTCCGTTGCCAGCTGCAGGAGGGCCAGGTGGCACGTGGACATCATCGACACCCCGGACATTTTCCACTCCCAAGTCCCCAAAACAGACCCAGGAGGTTTGGAGAGAGGTCGCTGCTACCTGCTCTCGGCCCCAGGGCCCCACGTGCTGCTCCTGGTGACCCAGCTGGGCCGCTACACGGCCCAGGACCAGGAGGCAGTGAGGAAGGTGAAGGAGATGTTCGGGGAGGGTGTGATGGCTTGGACAGTCGCGGTCTTCACCAGGAAGGAGGACCTGGCCGGGGGCTGCCTGCAGGACTATGTGCGCTGCACAGAGAATCGGGCGCTGCGGGAGCTGACGGCCGAGTGCGGGGGCAGAATCTGCGCCTTTGACAACCGAGCCACCGGCCGAGAGCAGGAGGCCCAGGTGCAGCAGCTGCTGGGCCTGGTGGAGCGTCTGGTAAGGGAGAATGGAGGTGCCCACTACACCAACGAGGAGTACGGTCTGCTGCAGGCCCTGCACTGGGCCAGCCCTGAGGAGCGCCTCCGAAGGGTGGCAGAGAAGGTGGCGGCCCGCATGCAGAGGTccaggggctcctggctgctggcccggCTGTGGGAGTGGCAGAAGTCACTCAGGAACCACTGGAGACTGGGCCTGGCCCTCCTTCTGGGTGGCGCCCTCCTGTTCTACTTGCTGCTCTGCAGGCGCCAGCCTGAGGCCTTGGCTGAGGTCAATCCTGATTGA